DNA from Nymphaea colorata isolate Beijing-Zhang1983 chromosome 4, ASM883128v2, whole genome shotgun sequence:
TGGTTCTCTTCCTCCGTGTATCTGTCTTTCTGTCTCCTGCCAACTTAAGAGCTTGTTGGTTATgatcacttttttcttcttcttcttcttcttcttcttcttcccacaGGTATGGCTCGATCTTCAAGACACACATACTGGGCTGCCCGTGCGTAATGCTCACGAGCCCAGAGGCTGTCCGGTTTGTGTTGACTCAGGCTCGTCTCTTCAAGCCAACATTTCCGGCGAGCAAAATGAGGATGCTAGGAAGGGAGGCCATCTTCTTCCACCAAGGGGACTACCACTCCAAATTGAGAAAGCTGGTCGTCAGAGCCTTCTTGCCGGAATCCCTCAGGAACAAGGTCGCTCCTATAGACTCTGTTGCCCTCGACGCTCTGCGTTCTTGCGACGGACGATCTGTAACTGCTTTCCTGGAGATGAAGACGGTAAGAATCCGACTTCAAAATCCCTATCCTCCTTCTCCTTCGATTTGCTTATTGCTTAGTGCACTATTTTTCAAGTGCTCTGGCTGCCAGTGAGATATTACGGGGACGGACTTTCAGGCTTCCTCTCTTTTGCAATAGGCAAATGGTCGGGAGTTGGGTTTGTCCCCGTGAATACAGGACTTCACTGCGTATAGTCTCAAGGTGAACTGCGAATCACAAATTAATGAAACCTTGTCTCTTTTGCAGTACGCTTTCAACGTTGCCCTGCTCTCAATTTTCGGCAGAGATGAGTGCTTTGACAGGGAAGAGCTGAAGAAACTGTATTACGTCTTGGAAAAGGGCTACAATTCCATGCCTGTTAGTATCCCTGGAACTCTGTTCAACAAAGCAATGAAGGCAAGGAAGAAATTAAGCTTAATCGTGGCACAGATCCTTTCAACTAGGCGGCAACAGAAAGGAGCGCAACACAATGATTTGCTGAATTCATTTATGAAGGAGGAGGCCCTCACTGACGGTCAGATTGCAGACAATGTCATTGGGGTGATATTTGCTGCCAGAGATACCACTGCTAGTGTGCTCACATGGATCCTCAAGTATTTGGCAGAGAACCCATCTGTTCTAAAAGCAGTGACGGTAGGTGCAGCAACATAATTTACTTTCCtgttttcttctcatttttctttggaatTCAATCACGAACTTAATCCAAGGAATTGGACTTATGTTCAGGAGGAACAAGAGGCAATAAGGAGGACTAAAGAGAGCAGCTATGGGGACAAGTCCCTTACTTGGGCAGACACAAGGAATATGCCTATAACATCTCGGGTGATATTGGAAGCAATGAGAGTAGCCTCTGTTCTGTCATTTACTTTTAGAGAAGCTGTGGAAGATGTTGAATATGAAGGTCGGTAGCATGCCAACGTTTCTCTTTTATTTCGCTCTTTCATAAATAGCATGTGAGTGGAAGATATTTAGCACGAAAGTTGGTGAAGTGCCactggttcattttaatttgcaCGTCTGCTTTGAGATTGGCCACGGCCACAAAAgtaatatcatttttttgtgggTATCTCATATAactgcaaaaaaatattgttagttgacattatgaaagaaataaaagcatGAACAAAATTCGTTGGTACAGTACTTTGAACATCTTTCAAGAGTATTTTACTAAAAGGCAGGTCTCATGGCGTCTAAATCTCTCGCACTGTTGATTGGCATATGTTTCAGGGTACCTGATACCAAAAGGATGGAAGGTCTTGCCTTTGTTCAGGAACATTCATCACAATCCTGATATTTTTCCTGAGCCCGAAAAATTCGATCCTTCGAGATTTGAGGTAAGCCATCTCCCAACATTTTCGACAGAAACTACTCTGCCTCATTCTCCTTTTCCACTTCAAATTCTCAAGTAACATATTCAAGAGCCTTTTTATTAATCTTTGACAGGTTGCTCCTAAGGCCCATACTTTCTTGCCATTTGGAAATGGCATCCACTCATGTCCAGGCAATGAGTTGGCAAAGTTGGAGATGTTGGTCCTCCTCCATCACCTAACCACAAAGTACAGGTGTGAGGCTTTGAACGGTCTACACATATCACTCACATCATATGTttacataaaatataaatataatcgGTGATTTTGTTCACTCTCACCTAGATCTGGAAACAGTTTCCAAGATGCTTGAACTGTTACATACAATATAACCTGAGATCTGCAGTTGTCATGAAGGCATTACCTCTTAGTGATGCTGTCAAAtggaatttttgttttgtcGTAAAACACCAAACAAGGAAGCACCCATTACTGCAATCCTCTCCCCAATTCATTTTATGCATGTTTTGGGTTTCAGGTGGACCATCTTGGGGTCACAGGATGGAATTCAATATGGCCCATTCGCTCTCCCTCAGAATGGACTGCCCATCAAGTTATCTCGTAAAGACATGGCTTAGAGGAAGCCATTCAAAAGGGAAATGGAGGAGAAAGCACCAACAAACAGGAACTTCCGGTAAAACATACGAAGGGATCAGGCATATCATGATCATCTAAAGAAGAACACAAAGAGATGGAGCTGAAGTCTTCAAAGTTCGGCTGTGGGGTTTTCAGCAATTTTGTATGGACCCTCAACGAACAGAAACTTGTCATAGTTGCAGAGAAATAAGGGTAGTTAAGAGGA
Protein-coding regions in this window:
- the LOC116253418 gene encoding abscisic acid 8'-hydroxylase 1-like; amino-acid sequence: MSLFSVTLPLCFCFLSCVFCLSIFWSWATGFFSCRRSRNKLSLPPGSMGWPYVGETFQLYSQNPNAFFSQKQRRYGSIFKTHILGCPCVMLTSPEAVRFVLTQARLFKPTFPASKMRMLGREAIFFHQGDYHSKLRKLVVRAFLPESLRNKVAPIDSVALDALRSCDGRSVTAFLEMKTYAFNVALLSIFGRDECFDREELKKLYYVLEKGYNSMPVSIPGTLFNKAMKARKKLSLIVAQILSTRRQQKGAQHNDLLNSFMKEEALTDGQIADNVIGVIFAARDTTASVLTWILKYLAENPSVLKAVTEEQEAIRRTKESSYGDKSLTWADTRNMPITSRVILEAMRVASVLSFTFREAVEDVEYEGYLIPKGWKVLPLFRNIHHNPDIFPEPEKFDPSRFEVAPKAHTFLPFGNGIHSCPGNELAKLEMLVLLHHLTTKYRWTILGSQDGIQYGPFALPQNGLPIKLSRKDMA